Proteins from a genomic interval of Streptomyces fodineus:
- a CDS encoding ArnT family glycosyltransferase, protein MTAIPAAQTTGAHRGRRAANRRSGPPEDAPRWERPALAAVLVVATMLYSWGIGHAALHPYYSAAIRSMASSWRAFFFGGLDASGSISIDKLPGAFWPDAVSVWLFGPSTWAAALPQVIEGVLTVWLLHRIVRAWAGPFAALIAALALTLTPVTVVLARATIPDTALTLLLVAAAGALQKAVRTERLLPLITCGVWVGLAFQTKMLQAWLVLPVFAAVYQLAAPGTRVNRALRVLLAGAVALAVSCSWVLIAWATPAASRPYLDGTSGNDPFALVFGYNGLSRFSSDSTAFGAVAGTAASRTTGNTGWNMLINHAVGPQIAWLLPLAVLAAVLGVLWRAGQPRTDLLRAGFVMWGGWLAVHALVFSSSNGNHAYYTAVIAPALAALTGGGFTLFRSEYEAWHDPGHAAVHEPGGRRHMALPAAIALTAVWALVLDWPTRFVSWLLPVAVMLALCGVVGLWTRGPRTSPRLVHGALAAGIAATLVVPAGWAASSLDPLYAGAATSPMTGPVGKAYHPRHAPRRVGLDRPNARDTALLDYLTTHRHGEKYLVATQAAYTAEPLLRAKSEPVLVMGGFTGLTPFPTAQQLGGLVTAHQLRYALLTTARPTTPATTWVKSHCTRIRPAAYGRRTGGSFTLYDCSSQR, encoded by the coding sequence ATGACCGCCATCCCCGCCGCCCAGACCACCGGCGCGCACCGAGGCCGCCGGGCGGCGAACCGCCGCTCCGGCCCGCCGGAAGACGCCCCGCGCTGGGAGCGCCCGGCGCTCGCCGCGGTGCTGGTCGTCGCCACGATGCTGTACTCCTGGGGCATCGGGCACGCCGCGCTCCACCCCTACTACAGCGCGGCGATACGGTCGATGGCCTCCAGCTGGCGCGCCTTCTTCTTCGGCGGGCTCGACGCCTCCGGTTCGATCAGCATCGACAAGCTGCCCGGCGCCTTCTGGCCCGACGCCGTCTCCGTCTGGCTCTTCGGTCCGAGCACCTGGGCGGCCGCGCTGCCGCAGGTCATCGAGGGCGTGCTCACCGTATGGCTGCTGCACCGGATCGTACGGGCCTGGGCCGGTCCGTTCGCCGCGCTGATCGCCGCGCTGGCGCTCACCCTCACCCCGGTCACCGTGGTCCTCGCCCGGGCCACCATCCCGGACACCGCGCTCACTCTGCTGCTGGTGGCGGCCGCCGGAGCGCTGCAGAAGGCGGTGCGCACCGAGCGGCTGCTGCCGCTGATCACCTGCGGGGTCTGGGTCGGGCTCGCCTTCCAGACGAAGATGCTGCAGGCGTGGCTGGTGCTGCCGGTCTTCGCCGCGGTCTACCAACTCGCCGCGCCCGGCACCCGGGTGAACCGGGCGCTGCGCGTCCTGCTGGCCGGTGCGGTCGCGCTGGCGGTCTCCTGCTCCTGGGTGCTGATCGCCTGGGCGACACCGGCCGCGAGCCGCCCGTACCTCGACGGAACGTCCGGCAACGATCCGTTCGCCCTGGTCTTCGGTTACAACGGCCTGAGCCGCTTCAGCAGCGATTCCACCGCGTTCGGCGCCGTCGCGGGCACCGCCGCCAGCCGCACCACCGGCAACACCGGCTGGAACATGCTGATCAACCACGCGGTCGGCCCGCAGATCGCCTGGTTGCTGCCGCTCGCCGTGCTCGCCGCGGTCCTGGGCGTCCTCTGGCGCGCGGGGCAACCGCGAACCGACCTGCTGCGCGCGGGATTTGTGATGTGGGGCGGCTGGCTGGCCGTGCACGCCCTGGTGTTCAGCAGCTCCAACGGCAACCACGCCTACTACACGGCCGTCATCGCCCCGGCGCTCGCCGCGCTGACCGGCGGCGGGTTCACGCTCTTCCGCTCGGAGTACGAGGCGTGGCACGACCCGGGGCACGCAGCCGTGCACGAGCCGGGCGGCCGACGGCACATGGCGCTGCCCGCGGCGATCGCGCTGACGGCGGTGTGGGCGCTGGTGCTCGACTGGCCGACCCGCTTCGTCTCCTGGCTGCTGCCGGTCGCGGTGATGCTGGCGCTGTGCGGCGTGGTGGGCCTGTGGACCCGCGGTCCGCGGACCTCCCCGCGGCTGGTCCACGGCGCCCTCGCCGCCGGAATCGCGGCCACCCTGGTCGTACCGGCCGGCTGGGCCGCCTCCAGCCTCGACCCGCTCTACGCGGGCGCCGCCACCTCGCCGATGACCGGTCCGGTCGGCAAGGCGTACCACCCCCGCCACGCTCCGCGGAGGGTGGGGCTCGACCGGCCCAACGCCCGCGACACCGCCCTGCTCGACTACCTCACCACGCACCGGCACGGCGAGAAGTACCTGGTCGCCACGCAGGCCGCCTACACCGCCGAGCCCCTGTTGCGCGCGAAGTCCGAGCCCGTCCTCGTCATGGGCGGCTTCACCGGCCTCACCCCCTTCCCCACCGCCCAGCAGCTCGGCGGCCTCGTGACCGCCCACCAGCTGCGCTACGCGCTGCTCACCACCGCGCGTCCCACCACTCCCGCCACCACCTGGGTGAAGTCCCACTGCACCCGCATCCGGCCCGCCGCCTACGGCCGACGCACCGGCGGCAGCTTCACCCTCTACGACTGCAGCTCCCAGAGGTGA
- a CDS encoding NHL repeat-containing protein, which produces MPNATVTLFAGDRQGVRQLGRATTDANGSFQLRPGRYAGSVLYVEAVPSGDRALRLRSVVGVGPGGGVPQRSESAVTVNELTTVATGYALAQFTDQRGISGPSPGLENAAATSYNLADPATGKPGKVVTDQNNGDKNDTLATLGTLADLVSLCAPGADTGRCQDMLHQAASPRGSTPADTAQAVSGLAHNPRRATGPLYALAGQAHTYTPTLTAAPTAWVLALHYTAPQVYAPGRIAVDAKGNVWAANNWLPGTRNPSPYVTVQDPVGNPTLNSPISGGGMKAGAWGIAIDHEGYVWVPSYAGDAMSKYSSSGEPLSPSQGFSNGDLNHPQGTAVDQKGNVWIADFYGLKGNRGKGNVVVYPHGDPSKAITITGGGLDHPFSLQIDGYGRAWVSNARLNGAKLMDTRPLTGHAGGSVTVIGPDFKPTSFSPIKDTSLDWPLALAVDSRNNVWVPDFLSNSVTEIGPAGKVTGAYKLPTTIAPWSVAVDGSDRVWVAGFGAPSVSVLCGVNTGACPPGSSTGSVLSPPDGYRSNSIQHLTAVQLDQSGNVWLANNWSKLAPPTGGTGLVELVGAATPVCAPLQPLPARPASTGPATCALQTSTQPR; this is translated from the coding sequence TTGCCCAACGCCACCGTCACACTCTTCGCCGGAGATCGGCAGGGCGTCCGGCAACTGGGGCGCGCCACGACCGACGCGAACGGCTCCTTCCAGCTCCGGCCCGGCCGGTACGCGGGCTCCGTGCTGTACGTCGAAGCCGTACCCTCTGGGGACCGGGCCCTGCGGCTGCGTTCCGTCGTGGGAGTCGGTCCCGGCGGCGGCGTGCCGCAGCGCTCCGAATCCGCCGTCACGGTCAACGAGTTGACCACCGTCGCCACCGGCTACGCCCTGGCCCAGTTCACCGACCAGCGGGGCATCTCCGGCCCGAGCCCCGGCCTGGAGAACGCCGCGGCCACGTCGTACAACCTCGCCGACCCGGCCACGGGCAAGCCGGGCAAGGTCGTCACGGACCAGAACAACGGCGACAAGAACGACACCCTGGCCACCCTCGGCACCCTGGCCGACCTTGTCTCTCTGTGCGCACCGGGAGCGGACACCGGGCGATGCCAGGACATGCTGCATCAGGCGGCATCGCCGCGTGGCAGCACTCCGGCGGACACCGCTCAAGCGGTGTCCGGCCTCGCCCACAACCCGAGACGGGCCACCGGCCCGCTGTACGCGCTGGCCGGACAGGCGCACACCTACACCCCCACGCTCACCGCGGCGCCCACGGCCTGGGTCCTGGCTCTGCACTACACCGCTCCCCAGGTCTACGCCCCCGGCCGTATCGCCGTCGACGCCAAGGGCAATGTCTGGGCCGCCAACAACTGGCTGCCCGGGACACGAAATCCCAGCCCCTACGTCACCGTGCAGGACCCGGTGGGCAACCCGACCCTGAACAGCCCCATCAGCGGCGGCGGCATGAAGGCGGGCGCCTGGGGGATCGCCATCGACCACGAGGGATACGTGTGGGTGCCCAGCTACGCCGGTGACGCCATGTCGAAATACTCCTCGTCCGGTGAACCGCTGTCGCCCAGCCAGGGATTCAGCAACGGTGACCTCAACCACCCGCAGGGCACCGCCGTCGACCAGAAGGGCAACGTCTGGATCGCCGACTTCTACGGCCTCAAGGGCAACCGCGGCAAGGGAAACGTGGTCGTCTACCCGCACGGTGACCCCTCGAAGGCGATCACCATCACCGGCGGTGGCCTCGACCACCCCTTCTCCCTCCAGATCGACGGCTACGGCCGCGCCTGGGTCTCCAACGCCCGCCTCAACGGGGCGAAACTCATGGACACACGCCCCCTCACCGGACATGCGGGCGGCAGCGTCACCGTCATCGGACCCGACTTCAAGCCGACCTCGTTCTCGCCCATCAAGGACACCTCGCTCGACTGGCCTCTCGCCCTTGCCGTCGACTCCCGGAACAACGTGTGGGTGCCCGACTTCCTCAGCAACTCGGTCACCGAAATCGGGCCCGCGGGAAAGGTCACCGGCGCGTACAAACTGCCTACGACCATCGCCCCCTGGTCCGTGGCCGTCGACGGATCCGACCGCGTGTGGGTCGCCGGCTTCGGTGCCCCCTCCGTCTCCGTGCTGTGCGGCGTGAACACCGGCGCGTGCCCGCCCGGCTCCTCCACCGGCTCGGTGCTCTCACCGCCCGACGGCTACCGCAGCAACTCCATCCAGCACCTCACCGCGGTCCAGCTCGACCAGTCCGGCAACGTCTGGCTGGCCAACAACTGGTCCAAGCTCGCCCCGCCCACCGGCGGCACCGGCCTGGTCGAACTCGTCGGAGCGGCCACCCCGGTCTGCGCCCCCTTGCAGCCTCTCCCGGCCCGCCCGGCGTCCACCGGCCCCGCCACGTGCGCCCTCCAGACCAGCACCCAGCCCAGGTGA